CACGGCCTCAAGCACGGAGCTTGCGAGCAGAACAATCCAGTACCGCATCAGCTCACCACCTTGATTCCGACAACGCAGGCTACGAGACCGGCGAGCAGCAGTACACGTGCGACAGTTGCGCGCTCCTTGCGTGTAGCGATCGCCCACACAGTGGTGAGCACGGCACCCATTCCCACCCAAACCGCATACGCGGTTCCCGTCGGGATGAACGCCATCGCGTAAGCGAGACCGGCCATGCTCACGCACATGGACACGACGAAGACAACGCTGGGCCAGAGTTTCTTGAGCCCGTTCGATGCTGATAGCGCACTGGCCCACACGGCCTCAAGTGCGCCCGAGAGAATCAGGACCACCCATGCC
The Paramicrobacterium chengjingii DNA segment above includes these coding regions:
- a CDS encoding DMT family transporter, whose translation is MAWVVLILSGALEAVWASALSASNGLKKLWPSVVFVVSMCVSMAGLAYAMAFIPTGTAYAVWVGMGAVLTTVWAIATRKERATVARVLLLAGLVACVVGIKVVS